In Nocardioides daphniae, the DNA window TCGGGTCGAGCAGGCCGGCCTCCTGGTCCCACTCGTCCTCGCGGCCACCCGGCAGCACGTCGCGGATCCGCTCCAGCACCTTGTGGACGTTGGTCTTCTCGAGCACCGTGTCGACGGCCAGCCCGGCGACGAAGCGGACCATCCCGAACTGGTCCATGTCGGCGAAGCCCGACGAGTAGTCGGTGAGCAGCCCCTTGGCCACCAGCTGGAGCAGGACGTGGTTGTCGCCCTCGAAGGTGGTGAAGACGTCGGTGTCGGCCTTGAGCGCGGCGAAGCGGTTCTCAGCCAGGTAGCCGGCGCCGCCGCACGCCTCGCGGCACTCCTGGATGACCCGGGTCGCGTGCCACGTGCCGAGGGCCTTGGTGCCGGCCGCGCGCGACTCCAGCAGCTTGCGCGCCTTCTCGTCGGCCGCGTCGGGGGCCGAGAAGACCTCGTGCAGCTGCCCGGCGACGACCTCCTGGGCGAAGTGCAGGGCGTAGGTCCGCGCCAGCAGCGGCAGCAGGCGGCGCTGGTGCATGCCGTAGTCGAGGAGCAGCTGCTCGGTGCCCTCCTCGCCGGCCTCGAACTGGCGGCGACGGTCGGCGTACTTCACCGCGATCGCCATCGCGACCTTGGCGGCGTTGATGCCGGCGCCGCCGACGCTGACCCGGCCCTGGACGAGAGTGCCGAGCATGGTGAAGAAGCGACGGCCCTGCGACTCGATGTCGCTGGTGTAGACGCCCTCGGGGCTGACGGAGGCGAAGCGGTCGAGCAGGTTCTCCCGCGGGACCCGGACGCCGTCGAAGTACAGCCGCCCGTTGTCGACGCCGTTGAGTCCGAGCTTGGTGCCACAGTCCTCGATGCGTACGCCGGGCGCCGGCTCCCCGTCGACCCGGATCGGGGTGACCAGGGCGTGGACGCCGTGGTGCTCACCGGCCACCTCGAGCTGCGCGAAGACGACGGCGAGCTCACCGTGGCGGGCGGCGTTGCCGATGTAGTCCTTGCGGGCCCCGGCGTGCGGGGTGGTGAGCACGAACTCCTGGGTCTCGGGGTCGTAGACCGCGGTGGTCTCGATGTCGGCGACGTTGGAGCCGTGGCCGCTCTCGGTCATCGCGAAGCAGCCGAGCAGGCGGCCGGCAGCGATGTCGGCCATCCACCGGTCGTGGTGCGACTTCGTGCCGAGCTGCAGGATCGCGCCGCCGAAGAGGCCGAACTGCACGCCCACCTTGGTCAGCACCGACAGGTCGCCGAAGGCCAGCGTCTCGAAGGCGGCGATCGAGGCGCCGATGTCGCCACCACCGCCGTACTCCTTCGGCAGGCCCATGGCGGTGGCACCGGTGCCGGCCATGTCGACGACGACGTCGCGCACCCGGTCGCGGTAGTCGTCCTTGGGCAGGTCGTCGGCCTCCGCCAGCAGCCCGGCGTGCTCGACCAGCCGCTCCCGGACCTCCTGACGCACCTCGGCGTAGTGACCGTCGAGGAACGCGGTGATCGTGGGGACGTCGAGGGAGAGCTGGCGCGGCTCGACCTGTACGTCGGGCGCCGGCTCGCGCACGGGGTCGCGGGGGGCGTCGGACGCGATCTGGGCAGGGGTGTCGGCCGTCATGCCGAGAGGGTACCGGCGGGGTCCTCGGCTCAAACCCGGCTCGCGCGAGGCACTCAGGCGAGCTCGCTGAAGCGTTCCACCTTCTCCTGGGGGCCCGAGACGATGATGATGTCCCCGGCCTCGACCACGGTCGTCTCCGTGGCGTGCGTGAAGTCGCGGCCGCCTCGCTTGACCCCCACGATCGTGACGCCGTACCGCGTACGCACCCCGGACTGGGCCAGGGTGACCCCGAGGACGCACCGCGGTGGGGTGGTCTTGACGATGGCGTATCCGTCGTCGAACTCGATGTAGTCCAGCATCCGCCCGCGCACGAGGTGGGCGACGCGCTTGCCCATGTCGTGCTCGGGACGCACCACGTGGTGGACGCCGATCTGGGTGAGGATGCGGGCGTGGGCGAGGCTGATCGCCTTGGCCCACACGTTGGGCACGCCCAGGTTCATCACGACGGACGCGGAGACCAGGCTTGCCTCGAGGTCGTTGCCCACGCCGATGACGGCCCGGTCGAACTCGTGCACGGAGAGCTGACGCATGGCCTCCTCGTTCGTCGAGTCGGCCTCGACGACGTGGGTGAGGCGCCCGGCAAGCGACTGGACGATCTTCCGGTCGCTGTCGATGCCGAGGACCTCGGTGCCCTCCTTCACCAGCTCGAGGGCCAGGGACTTCCCGAAGCGGCCCAGCCCGATGACGACGACTCCGTCGGTGCGCGTTGACCTAGCCAATGATCGGCCGCCCTTCTGGTAGTTCGTAGAGACGTTGCCGCTCGTGCAGCGCGAGCGCCGAGACCAAGGTGATCGGACCCAGTCTGCCGAGGAACATCAGCGCGGTCAGGACGAGGTGGCCCGACGTCGGCAGGTCGGCCGTGATGCCGGTGGACAGACCGACGGTCGCAAAGGCGCTGACCGCCTCGAACAGCACCTTGTCGGTCGAGAGGTCGGTCAGCACCAGGAGGACGAGCGTCGCGCTCATCACGGCGGCGATGGAGAGCAGCACCACGGAGAGGGCCTGGCGGGCGACACGGTCGTCGATGCGTCGGTCGAAGGCCTCGACGCTCCGCTCTCCCCTCACCTCCGCCAGCACCACGTAGAGGAGCACCAGGAACGTGGTGACCTTGATCCCTCCGGCCGTTCCTGCGGAGCCGCCTCCGATGAACATCAACACGTTGGTGCCCAGGAGCGTGCCCTCGTGCATCTGGCCGTAGTCGAGGGAGTTGAATCCCGCGGTGCGTGGCATCACCGCCTGGAAGAACCCGGCGAGGAGGCGCCCGGGGGTGTCGAGCGCGCCCAGGGTCGCAGGATTGCGCCACTCGCTGACGGTCACGAAGACGGCACCACCAGCGAGGAGGACCGCCGTCATGGTGACCGTCATCTTGGTGTGCAGGCTCCACCGGCGCGGTGCGTGCAGCTGCCTGCGGAGCTCCAGGAGGACGGGGAACCCCAACCCGCCCGCGATGACCGCGACGGCGATGGGCAGGCAGATCCACGGGTCGCCCACGAAGCCCATCAAGTTGTCGGAGTAGAGCGCGAAGCCAGCGTTGTTGAAGGCCGAGACGGCGTGGAACACCCCGTGGTAGGCGGCTGTCGCCAGTGACTCGTCGTAGGCGAACCGGAAGCGGATCGTGAGGCACACGGCGGTCACCGCCTCGAACAGCAGACTCACCTTGACGACCCCCTTCACCACCGCCCGGACGTCGCCCAACCCGACAGCCTTGGTCTCGGCTGCTGCGGTGAGCCGGGTGCGCAGCCCCATGCGACGCGAGACGAGCAGCCCGAGGAGGGACGCCAGCGTCATGATTCCGAAACCGCCGACCTGGATCAGCGCGAGGATGACGGCCTCGCCGAACCCCGACCAGTACGTCGGGGTGTCCACGACCGTGAGCCCCGTGACACACACGGCGCTGGTGGCCGTGAACAAGGCGGGGACGAACGCCGCACCACCCTCACCCGTGCGCGAGACGGGCAGCATCAGCAGCACGGTTCCCACCGCGACGGCGCCGGCGAAGCCCAGCACGACGGCCTGCGCCGGGTGCCGCACCACCCGGAACGACAAGGGCCTGTGCCCTGACAGTCCGTGCATGTTGAACACGACCACGCGCTTTCGACTCGCCGAGTGCTGACGAGCCACAGTAGAGCCCTCGGCGCCCGACCCGCGGGAGGACCCGGCTCAGGGACGGGTGAAGAAGTTGGGGCTGCGCCAGTAGTACATGGACTCCTTGACGACCGGGCGACCGGTGCGCGGAGCGTGGATGATCTGGCCGTCGCCGGCGTACAGCGCGACGTGGAAGATCGTGCTCGGGTCGCTCGTGTTGGACCAGAAGACCAGGTCGCCCTTGCGCAGGCTGCTCGCCTTGATCGGGGTGGTGGCCCGGTACTGGCCGACCGACCAGTGCGGCAGCGACTTGCCGCCGGCGGCCCAGGCCTTCATCGTCAGGCCGGAGCAGTCCCAGGCGTTCGGACCTGCGGCGCCCCAGACGTAGGGCTCGCCGAGCTGGGCGGCGGCGAAGTTGACGGCTGCGGAGGCGCCCTTCGCGGGGTCGGGGCGGAGCGGGGGCAGGCGCAGGCTTGGGGTCAGGCTTCGGCTCCGGCTTCGGGTCAGGCTCCGGTGCGGGCTCGGGCTTCGGCTCGTCGCTGGGGTCCGGCTTCGGCTTCGGCTGGGGCTCGGGCTGGGGGTCGGGCGCCGGCTGCGGGCGGGCGCCGGGTCGGGCTGGCGCTCCTGCTCCTGGCGTCGGGCCCGCTCGGCCTCCTCGGCCGCCTTCTCCTCCAGCGCCTGCTGGCGGCGGGTGGCGAGCTCGACGCTGATCCCCTCGAGCTCGGCGAGCTCGTTGATCAGCTCGGTCTTGCGGGCCGCGATCTGCTCGGCCTCGGCGATCGCGGCGGACGCGGCGCCGGCGGCGGCGTCGCGCAGCTCGCGCGACTCCTCCTCGAGCGCGGACGCCTCGTCCTCGGCGGTCTCGGCCCGGACGGAGGAGAGCTCGGCGACGGTGGCGGAGGCCCGGAAGCGGTCGTAGCGACCCTCGAGGGCGTCGACCGCGTTGTCCATGGTGACGCGCTGCTCGATGAAGGACTGGACGCCGTCGGATTCCAGCACGGCGGCGACGCCGGCGATCTCGGGCGAGGACTGGTACGAGCGGACCAGCGCGTCGCCGTACTCGCGCTGCTGACGTCGTACGTCTCCCGCGGCGTCGTCGGCGGCGCGGCGGGCCTCCTTGGCCGCGGCCTTCGCCTCCTCCAGCTGCCACAGGGCGCCGTTGTAGGCCTCGGCGGCCTGGGCGGCGGCGACGGCGGAGCTCTCGAGGCGCGCGTTGGCGAGCGCCAGGTCGGCCTTCACGACGGCGACGTCGCGGGCCTTGGCGCGGGCGGCCGACTCAGCTGCCTCGACCTCGTTCTGCGACGGGGTGTCGTCGGCGTGGGCGACGGCGGTGAGTCCGGAGACCAGCGCGAGGGTGAGACCGGCTGCGAGCGTGTGGCGCAGGCGCACTGGGTTCCCCTTCCGGGAGGTCACGGATCGGCGGCTGGCCCGGCGACGGGGGCGGCGGAGGGTCGCTCCGCCGCACGCACCGTCAGCCGGTCACAGCAGCACCTCGGGCGGCTTCCCCACCGTCCGAGGCACAGCCGCAACGCTAGTGCTCATTCGTCACATTGGAAACACTTTCCCCAGAAAAAGTGGAAAAGATCGGCGTGTCGGCTTGACTACTTACAACGTTGTCATTTCGAACTACACCGCTGTCATTCGTCTCCCCGGCGCAGCAACGCAGAACGCCCCGACCCGCGAAGGGTCGGGGCGTTCTGCGGCATCGGGCCAGCCAAGGTCAGGTCTTGCTGGCCGGCACCGGCTCGGGCTCTGACGGCTCCACGTCGGAGACCTCGTCAAGCGCCTCGCGCAGCGCCTTCTTGGAGAACTTCTGGCCCGCGGCCCAGCCGCCGACGGCGAAAGAGACCAGGGCGATGGCGATGCCGGCGATGTCGTCGGCGACGTAGTGCCAGCCGAAGTAGAGGGTGGCGATGATCGTGACTCCGAAGTTGCTCCACGCCAACGCCTTCACGACGCGGTTACGCAGCGTGTACTGGATCATCAGGGCCCACAGCAGCGTCACGCCGGTGTGCAGGCTGGCGAAGGCGGCCACCGACTGCACCTTCCGCGGGTCACCGTCGTGCAGCACGGTCTTGCGCCCGTAGAAGAGCGAGTCCATCA includes these proteins:
- a CDS encoding potassium channel family protein, with protein sequence MARSTRTDGVVVIGLGRFGKSLALELVKEGTEVLGIDSDRKIVQSLAGRLTHVVEADSTNEEAMRQLSVHEFDRAVIGVGNDLEASLVSASVVMNLGVPNVWAKAISLAHARILTQIGVHHVVRPEHDMGKRVAHLVRGRMLDYIEFDDGYAIVKTTPPRCVLGVTLAQSGVRTRYGVTIVGVKRGGRDFTHATETTVVEAGDIIIVSGPQEKVERFSELA
- a CDS encoding acyl-CoA dehydrogenase; the encoded protein is MTADTPAQIASDAPRDPVREPAPDVQVEPRQLSLDVPTITAFLDGHYAEVRQEVRERLVEHAGLLAEADDLPKDDYRDRVRDVVVDMAGTGATAMGLPKEYGGGGDIGASIAAFETLAFGDLSVLTKVGVQFGLFGGAILQLGTKSHHDRWMADIAAGRLLGCFAMTESGHGSNVADIETTAVYDPETQEFVLTTPHAGARKDYIGNAARHGELAVVFAQLEVAGEHHGVHALVTPIRVDGEPAPGVRIEDCGTKLGLNGVDNGRLYFDGVRVPRENLLDRFASVSPEGVYTSDIESQGRRFFTMLGTLVQGRVSVGGAGINAAKVAMAIAVKYADRRRQFEAGEEGTEQLLLDYGMHQRRLLPLLARTYALHFAQEVVAGQLHEVFSAPDAADEKARKLLESRAAGTKALGTWHATRVIQECREACGGAGYLAENRFAALKADTDVFTTFEGDNHVLLQLVAKGLLTDYSSGFADMDQFGMVRFVAGLAVDTVLEKTNVHKVLERIRDVLPGGREDEWDQEAGLLDPNYQLAMLRFREEHMIGGVARRIKGGVDRGGNPGEVFSTVQDHVIATARAHVERLVLEAFVDKMETMEESDEKVALNLLCDLYALSTIEADRAWFMEHGRLTVQRSKAITTEVNALCRKVRPIAVELVDAFGVPDELLRAEDLIG
- a CDS encoding NlpC/P60 family protein gives rise to the protein MRLRHTLAAGLTLALVSGLTAVAHADDTPSQNEVEAAESAARAKARDVAVVKADLALANARLESSAVAAAQAAEAYNGALWQLEEAKAAAKEARRAADDAAGDVRRQQREYGDALVRSYQSSPEIAGVAAVLESDGVQSFIEQRVTMDNAVDALEGRYDRFRASATVAELSSVRAETAEDEASALEEESRELRDAAAGAASAAIAEAEQIAARKTELINELAELEGISVELATRRQQALEEKAAEEAERARRQEQERQPDPAPARSRRPTPSPSPSRSRSRTPATSRSPSPHRSLTRSRSRSLTPSLRLPPLRPDPAKGASAAVNFAAAQLGEPYVWGAAGPNAWDCSGLTMKAWAAGGKSLPHWSVGQYRATTPIKASSLRKGDLVFWSNTSDPSTIFHVALYAGDGQIIHAPRTGRPVVKESMYYWRSPNFFTRP
- a CDS encoding TrkH family potassium uptake protein, whose product is MSFRVVRHPAQAVVLGFAGAVAVGTVLLMLPVSRTGEGGAAFVPALFTATSAVCVTGLTVVDTPTYWSGFGEAVILALIQVGGFGIMTLASLLGLLVSRRMGLRTRLTAAAETKAVGLGDVRAVVKGVVKVSLLFEAVTAVCLTIRFRFAYDESLATAAYHGVFHAVSAFNNAGFALYSDNLMGFVGDPWICLPIAVAVIAGGLGFPVLLELRRQLHAPRRWSLHTKMTVTMTAVLLAGGAVFVTVSEWRNPATLGALDTPGRLLAGFFQAVMPRTAGFNSLDYGQMHEGTLLGTNVLMFIGGGSAGTAGGIKVTTFLVLLYVVLAEVRGERSVEAFDRRIDDRVARQALSVVLLSIAAVMSATLVLLVLTDLSTDKVLFEAVSAFATVGLSTGITADLPTSGHLVLTALMFLGRLGPITLVSALALHERQRLYELPEGRPIIG